The Humulus lupulus chromosome 4, drHumLupu1.1, whole genome shotgun sequence genome has a window encoding:
- the LOC133832251 gene encoding uncharacterized protein LOC133832251, with protein MPNYVKFLKDILTKKKIHGEFETVALTEVCSAILKNKIPPKLKDPGSFIIPCSIGGRDVGRALCDLGSSINLMPMSIFKKLGIGEARPTIVTLQLAERYTAHSEGKTEDVLIQVDKFIFLADFIILDYEAGRDVTIILGRPFLATGRSLIDV; from the coding sequence ATGCCAAACTATGTGAAGTTTTTGAAGGATATTTTAACTAAGAAGAAGATACATGGAGAATTTGAAACAGTGGCTTTGACTGAAGTTTGTAGTGCTatattgaagaataaaattcctcctaaattgaAAGACCCGGGCAGCTTTATAATTCCTTGTTCTATTGGTGGTAGAGATGTTGGTAGAGCACTTTGTGACTTGGGGTCtagtatcaatttgatgcccatgtcgATTTTCAAGAAGTTGGGAATCGGAGAAGCAAGGCCAACCATAGTCACTTTGCAATTAGCAGAACGATATACGGCACATTCGGAAGGCAAGACTGAAGATGTACTTATTCAAGttgataaattcatttttttGGCTGACTTCATTATTCTTGATTATGAAGCAGGTAGAGATGTTACAATAATTTTGGGAAGACCATTTCTTGCCACCGGAAGGTCTTTGATTGATGTTTAA